In a single window of the Rhizobiaceae bacterium genome:
- a CDS encoding dienelactone hydrolase family protein, translated as MTRLTAKDFPQELLELYDFYAHGKITKREFLDRAGKYAVGGMTAAAILASLSPDYALANQVEFTDPDIVPEYITYPSPNGHGDVRGYLVRPAKASGKVAAIVVVHENRGLNPYIEDVARRVAKAGFIALAPDGLTSVGGYPGNDEKGRELQQTVDPEKLMNDFFAAVEFLMKDDRTTGKVGITGFCYGGGVANAAAVAYPELSAAVPFYGRQPNSEDVTRIRAPLLLHYAELDTRINEGWPAYEEALKAAGKTYEAYIYPGVNHGFHNDTTPRYDEGAAKLAWDRTVAWFEKYLA; from the coding sequence ATGACACGCCTGACTGCCAAGGATTTTCCGCAGGAACTGCTCGAGCTCTATGATTTCTATGCGCATGGCAAGATCACCAAGCGCGAATTTCTCGATCGCGCCGGCAAGTATGCCGTCGGCGGAATGACCGCCGCGGCGATTCTCGCTTCCCTCAGCCCGGACTACGCGCTGGCGAACCAGGTCGAGTTCACCGATCCAGACATCGTTCCCGAATACATCACCTATCCGTCGCCAAACGGCCACGGCGACGTGCGCGGCTATCTGGTGCGCCCGGCAAAAGCGTCGGGAAAGGTCGCGGCGATCGTTGTCGTGCACGAGAACAGGGGCCTCAATCCCTATATCGAGGATGTCGCCCGCCGCGTTGCGAAGGCGGGCTTCATCGCGCTCGCTCCAGATGGACTGACATCGGTCGGCGGCTATCCCGGCAATGACGAGAAGGGCCGCGAATTGCAGCAGACGGTCGATCCCGAAAAGTTGATGAACGACTTCTTCGCGGCGGTCGAATTTCTGATGAAGGACGACCGCACGACAGGCAAGGTCGGCATCACCGGCTTCTGCTACGGCGGGGGTGTCGCGAACGCTGCCGCGGTCGCCTATCCTGAACTCAGCGCCGCGGTGCCCTTTTACGGCAGGCAGCCAAATTCCGAGGACGTCACCCGCATCCGGGCACCGCTGCTCCTTCACTATGCCGAACTCGACACGCGCATCAACGAAGGCTGGCCGGCGTATGAGGAAGCGCTGAAAGCGGCGGGCAAGACTTACGAGGCCTACATATATCCCGGCGTGAATCACGGCTTCCACAACGACACCACTCCACGTTACGACGAAGGGGCTGCAAAGCTTGCGTGGGATCGAACCGTCGCCTGGTTCGAGAAATATCTGGCGTAG
- a CDS encoding phosphotransferase family protein: MSDDILLAKEAIRVIPMLVGRGEPERLGGLTNLVFRVGDYCLRIPGKGTEEYINRANEEVAAREAANADVSPGLDYFDTGSGVMVTRFIDRATTMTPTLFKTVKGAPARAGEAFSKLHGSGAKFPFRFELFSMIDDYLRILSTKDVALPPGYHEVVREAERVRAALAAHPSEVVACHCDPLCENFIDTGERMWIVDWEYSGMNDPMWDLGDLSVEGGFEPWQEEEMLTAYFGGEATPQQRGRMVIYKAMCDLLWTLWGLIQLANKNPADDFRAYADGRFARCRMLMEGPDFERHLKAVETNSGAQH, encoded by the coding sequence ATGAGCGACGACATCCTGCTCGCGAAGGAGGCCATCCGTGTCATCCCGATGCTGGTCGGCAGGGGTGAACCGGAGCGACTGGGCGGTCTGACCAATCTCGTTTTCAGGGTCGGCGATTATTGCCTGCGCATCCCGGGCAAGGGCACCGAGGAATATATCAATCGCGCGAATGAGGAAGTGGCCGCGCGCGAGGCGGCGAATGCGGACGTCTCGCCTGGGCTCGACTATTTCGATACCGGAAGCGGCGTGATGGTAACGCGCTTCATCGACCGCGCAACCACGATGACGCCTACCTTGTTCAAGACCGTGAAAGGCGCTCCAGCGCGCGCCGGCGAAGCGTTCAGCAAGCTGCATGGTTCGGGGGCGAAGTTTCCGTTTCGCTTCGAATTGTTCTCGATGATCGACGATTATCTCAGGATCCTGTCCACCAAGGATGTCGCCCTGCCTCCGGGCTATCATGAGGTGGTGCGGGAAGCCGAACGCGTGCGCGCGGCGCTTGCCGCGCATCCATCGGAGGTCGTGGCGTGTCATTGCGATCCGCTGTGCGAAAACTTCATCGACACGGGTGAACGCATGTGGATCGTCGATTGGGAATATTCGGGGATGAACGACCCGATGTGGGACCTGGGCGACCTTTCCGTTGAAGGCGGCTTCGAGCCGTGGCAGGAAGAGGAGATGCTGACCGCCTATTTCGGAGGAGAGGCTACACCTCAGCAGCGGGGCCGCATGGTGATCTACAAGGCTATGTGCGATCTTCTCTGGACACTTTGGGGCCTGATCCAGCTCGCCAACAAAAATCCCGCCGACGATTTTCGCGCCTATGCCGACGGGCGTTTTGCGCGTTGCAGGATGTTGATGGAGGGGCCGGATTTCGAGCGCCATCTGAAGGCAGTCGAGACGAACTCAGGAGCGCAACATTAG
- a CDS encoding metalloregulator ArsR/SmtB family transcription factor: MAESAGVGTDESAVLKTLANRPEEITGLLKALAHPARLLMVAALVHGEYSVGGLEERLGVHQPSLSQQLGVLRSAGIVETRREAKQVFYSLADQKAALLIQALAEIYFES, translated from the coding sequence ATGGCTGAAAGTGCAGGCGTCGGGACAGATGAATCAGCCGTGTTAAAGACGCTCGCGAACCGACCCGAAGAGATTACAGGCTTGCTCAAGGCATTGGCGCACCCGGCGAGGCTCCTGATGGTAGCTGCCCTGGTGCATGGAGAATATTCCGTCGGCGGGCTGGAGGAAAGACTGGGCGTACATCAGCCATCGCTTTCACAGCAATTGGGCGTATTGCGATCAGCCGGCATTGTGGAAACGCGTCGGGAAGCCAAACAGGTATTCTATAGTCTCGCGGACCAGAAAGCCGCGCTGCTCATACAGGCGCTTGCCGAGATCTATTTTGAAAGCTGA
- a CDS encoding NAD(P)-dependent alcohol dehydrogenase → MLALVLERKGELSLRDIELPGTPGPDDVKVAIHTVGVCGSDVHYYTHGAIGPFVVREPMVLGHEAAGTVIEVGANVRGLKVGDRVCMEPGVPNMSSRASKLGIYNVDPDVRFWATPPVHGVLTPEVIHPAAFTFKLPDNVSFAEGAMVEPFAVGLQAATRARIVPGDVAAVIGCGPIGIMTALAALAGGCSRVFVTDLSAPKLEIAGRYAGIVPIDITRQSVADVLADATDGWGADVVFEASGSPRAYQGIFDLVRPGGAVVLVGLPVEPVSFDVPGAIVKEARLETVFRYANNFDRAVNLIASGKVDLKPLITETFRFEDSIAAFDRAARGLPQDVKLQIRLMS, encoded by the coding sequence ATGCTTGCCCTTGTGCTGGAACGCAAAGGTGAATTGTCCCTGCGCGACATCGAACTGCCCGGCACGCCGGGTCCCGATGACGTGAAGGTCGCGATTCACACGGTGGGCGTATGTGGTTCCGATGTGCATTACTATACGCACGGCGCCATAGGTCCCTTCGTCGTTCGTGAGCCGATGGTGCTGGGGCACGAAGCGGCAGGGACGGTCATCGAAGTCGGGGCGAACGTGCGCGGCCTCAAGGTTGGCGATCGTGTCTGCATGGAGCCGGGCGTGCCGAACATGTCATCGCGTGCGAGCAAGCTCGGCATCTACAATGTCGATCCTGACGTGCGCTTCTGGGCGACGCCGCCGGTCCATGGCGTGCTGACGCCGGAAGTCATTCATCCCGCCGCGTTCACGTTCAAACTTCCCGACAATGTCAGCTTCGCCGAAGGCGCCATGGTGGAACCCTTCGCCGTCGGCCTCCAGGCCGCGACACGTGCCCGCATTGTGCCCGGCGATGTGGCGGCTGTTATCGGCTGCGGACCGATCGGAATAATGACGGCGCTGGCCGCGCTCGCGGGAGGCTGCTCGCGGGTGTTCGTCACAGACCTGAGCGCACCGAAGCTGGAAATCGCGGGCCGGTATGCGGGCATCGTACCGATCGACATCACCCGGCAGTCGGTTGCGGATGTCCTTGCGGACGCCACCGACGGCTGGGGGGCCGATGTCGTGTTCGAAGCCAGCGGCAGTCCGCGCGCCTATCAAGGTATTTTCGACCTCGTTCGCCCGGGCGGCGCGGTGGTTCTCGTCGGGCTCCCGGTCGAACCCGTTTCCTTCGATGTTCCGGGCGCAATCGTAAAGGAAGCCCGTCTGGAGACCGTTTTTCGCTATGCGAACAATTTCGACCGCGCCGTAAACCTGATTGCATCCGGCAAGGTCGATTTGAAGCCGTTGATAACGGAGACGTTCAGGTTCGAGGACAGCATCGCGGCATTCGACCGCGCCGCAAGAGGGCTGCCGCAGGATGTGAAGCTGCAAATCCGGCTCATGTCCTG
- a CDS encoding urea amidolyase family protein, protein MVSAGDQPIRFLPVRDGSVLVELENLDRVLALVYSLERDPVEGVLEMIPAARTVLVTFDIERIRPHELAAQISSRNLAQVQPVDGPLVQIPVRYDGEDLAGLAELLGVPVREFVRWHTRTEYKVAFVGFAPGFAYLSSDDSRFTVPRLATPRVRVPAGSVALAGNFCGIYPKDSPGGWRLIGSTPLKMFDPDRNPAALLQPGSRVRFIDMAHSARHMVIDMSKPAAPRRPSVEAAGRLEILSTLFPLLVQDGGRAGQSRQGVSISGAADKASYRIANRLVGNDRGAPALEITLGQVRLRVHGKTFMALSGAPAPFTVQRKQGTTMNAGRHEVVALMDGDVVAIGSPASGLRSYLAVRGGFESALVLGSASRDVLAQIGPLPLVAGAQIGILPPPRNAVVSAGEREPFAMPVSGGHVSLDVTLGPRADWFTEKSVERFLSEEWTVTAESSRTGIRLHGQPLERISKAELPSEATVQGAIQVPLSGQPVLFLTDHPVTGGYPVIANVAAHHLDLAGQLPPGVKLRFKKLPFPQN, encoded by the coding sequence ATGGTGAGCGCCGGAGATCAGCCAATCAGGTTCCTGCCGGTCCGTGACGGTTCGGTTCTCGTTGAACTTGAGAACCTGGACCGGGTGCTGGCGCTGGTTTACTCGCTGGAGCGCGATCCTGTCGAGGGCGTTCTGGAGATGATACCGGCAGCGCGTACGGTGCTTGTGACATTCGACATTGAGCGCATTCGTCCCCATGAACTCGCCGCGCAGATTTCGAGCCGCAACCTCGCGCAAGTTCAGCCCGTCGATGGCCCGCTCGTTCAAATCCCCGTGCGCTACGACGGCGAGGACCTTGCCGGGCTGGCGGAGTTGCTCGGCGTGCCGGTGCGCGAGTTCGTGCGGTGGCACACACGCACCGAATACAAGGTGGCCTTCGTGGGCTTCGCGCCCGGCTTTGCCTACCTTTCGTCAGACGATTCCCGGTTCACGGTCCCTCGCCTCGCCACGCCTCGCGTGCGCGTTCCGGCAGGTTCGGTTGCGCTCGCCGGGAATTTCTGCGGCATCTACCCGAAGGACAGTCCGGGCGGCTGGCGGCTTATCGGCTCAACGCCGCTCAAGATGTTCGATCCCGATCGCAATCCGGCGGCACTCCTGCAGCCCGGTTCGCGCGTGCGCTTTATCGACATGGCGCATTCTGCCAGGCACATGGTCATCGACATGAGTAAACCAGCCGCACCAAGGCGGCCTTCGGTAGAAGCGGCCGGTCGCCTGGAAATCCTGTCGACGCTCTTTCCGCTTCTTGTTCAGGATGGGGGACGAGCGGGCCAATCGAGACAAGGCGTCAGCATTTCCGGGGCCGCCGATAAGGCAAGCTACCGGATAGCCAACCGTCTGGTCGGCAATGATCGTGGAGCTCCCGCGCTTGAGATCACGCTTGGACAGGTGCGGCTCAGGGTCCACGGCAAGACATTCATGGCGCTCTCGGGCGCCCCGGCGCCTTTCACTGTGCAGAGGAAGCAAGGAACCACGATGAATGCCGGTCGGCATGAAGTTGTCGCGCTGATGGATGGGGATGTCGTCGCCATTGGTTCGCCCGCCTCGGGATTGCGTTCCTACCTGGCCGTTCGCGGCGGCTTCGAAAGTGCCCTTGTGCTTGGCAGCGCCTCCCGTGACGTGCTGGCGCAGATCGGGCCGCTGCCACTTGTGGCTGGTGCACAAATCGGCATCCTGCCTCCCCCGCGCAATGCCGTTGTTTCGGCAGGCGAACGCGAACCCTTCGCCATGCCCGTCAGCGGCGGCCATGTGAGTCTGGACGTGACGCTCGGTCCGCGCGCCGACTGGTTCACCGAGAAATCCGTCGAGCGCTTCCTGTCAGAGGAATGGACGGTCACCGCAGAATCGAGCAGGACCGGAATCCGGCTCCACGGGCAACCTCTTGAGCGCATTAGCAAGGCAGAGCTGCCCAGCGAAGCCACGGTGCAGGGTGCGATCCAGGTTCCGCTCAGCGGCCAGCCGGTGCTTTTCCTCACCGACCATCCGGTCACGGGCGGCTATCCCGTCATCGCGAACGTCGCAGCGCATCATCTGGACCTCGCGGGGCAGTTGCCGCCCGGAGTGAAACTGCGCTTCAAAAAGCTGCCGTTCCCGCAGAATTGA
- a CDS encoding FAD-dependent oxidoreductase, translating to MTFHADRHVHILIIGGGAIGTSLAYHLARDGAKDVLLVEKAQLTHGCTWHAAGLVGQLRSKRNLTRLMQNSVAVFDRLEEETGQAISWKKVGSLRLAGSRDRWSEIRRSMGQAKSFGVECHALTPAEAKKLFPFIVEDGIEGAAYIPGDGYIDPYSLTMAYAKGARQYGAKIEEGVCVEEIALDGRRVLGVVTNAGNIACDILVNCAGLWAKRVGEMAGVSLAAGIVEHQYFLTEKKLTLDPDLTTLRDPDNNFYLKPDTGSFAIGGWEDGSKGCWRGKPPLDFGRELFEPNMDRLELFALPAADRLPVLNEIGIQTVINGPIPVSYDGEPIIGLVPELDNYYTGCGFTAGIAASGGAGLALSNMILHGDAGMDLWPFDTRRFGPLHAQGRYLEQRAIEAYGAYYKIHWPAEEAHAGRGLRRSPLHEQLRRNGAVFGSKFGWERPNWFSLPGSEAVELGSFEGKPGWFDAVGGEVKAIRERAVLIDQTSFSKFEISGKHALEAMQRIAANELGGAGGRAIYTQLCNDNGGIEADVTILHLAADLLWLITGSGFGVRDRNWIERQLPEGVTVRDITNQYAVINICGPKSRDILQSVSDDDLSNEAFPFLTARRIEVSDATALAVRVGYVGELGWELYISQEFAPHVYDTLKEAGEPFGIADAGYRAIEACRLEKGYLYWSGDITPDYNPYEAGLGFAVALDKGEFRGREALRTIKSDGVQRKLCSFTVEGFAPFHGGEAILSGGEVVGSTASTGYGYTLGRTIAFGYLPVSLAEETSFEIEAFGKAYRAVRGPRVLYDPKMERLKA from the coding sequence GTGACGTTCCACGCCGACCGGCATGTTCACATTCTGATTATCGGCGGGGGAGCGATCGGCACGTCGCTCGCCTATCATCTGGCGCGCGACGGCGCGAAGGACGTGCTGCTCGTCGAGAAGGCGCAACTGACCCATGGCTGCACCTGGCATGCGGCGGGACTCGTGGGTCAGCTTCGCTCCAAACGCAACCTGACCCGGTTGATGCAAAACTCCGTCGCCGTGTTCGACAGGCTGGAGGAAGAAACCGGACAGGCCATTTCCTGGAAGAAGGTGGGTTCGCTGCGCCTTGCCGGGAGCCGCGACCGCTGGAGCGAAATCCGGCGCTCCATGGGACAGGCAAAAAGCTTCGGCGTGGAGTGCCATGCGCTGACGCCTGCCGAGGCGAAGAAGCTCTTTCCCTTCATCGTCGAGGATGGGATCGAAGGCGCGGCCTATATTCCCGGGGACGGCTATATCGACCCGTATTCGCTGACCATGGCCTATGCGAAGGGCGCGCGGCAATATGGCGCGAAGATCGAGGAAGGCGTGTGCGTCGAGGAAATTGCGCTCGATGGCCGAAGAGTGCTGGGCGTGGTCACCAATGCCGGGAACATCGCCTGCGATATTCTGGTCAATTGCGCGGGACTTTGGGCAAAGCGCGTCGGAGAGATGGCGGGTGTTTCGCTGGCGGCAGGCATTGTCGAGCATCAGTATTTCCTCACCGAGAAGAAGCTGACGCTCGATCCCGACCTGACCACGCTGCGCGACCCGGACAATAATTTCTACCTCAAGCCGGACACGGGCAGCTTTGCCATCGGCGGCTGGGAGGACGGCAGCAAGGGCTGCTGGCGCGGCAAGCCGCCGCTCGATTTCGGGCGCGAACTGTTCGAGCCGAACATGGACAGGTTGGAGCTTTTTGCGCTTCCCGCGGCCGACCGCCTGCCGGTTCTGAACGAAATCGGCATACAGACCGTCATCAACGGGCCGATCCCGGTTTCCTATGACGGCGAGCCGATCATCGGCCTCGTGCCGGAACTTGACAATTACTATACCGGCTGCGGCTTTACGGCGGGCATCGCGGCATCGGGAGGCGCGGGGCTGGCGCTGTCCAACATGATCCTGCACGGCGACGCGGGCATGGATTTGTGGCCATTCGACACGCGCCGCTTCGGGCCGTTGCATGCACAGGGCCGCTATCTCGAACAGCGCGCGATCGAGGCGTATGGCGCCTATTACAAGATTCATTGGCCGGCGGAGGAAGCGCATGCCGGTCGCGGCCTGCGGCGCTCGCCTCTGCATGAGCAATTGCGCCGCAACGGCGCGGTGTTCGGCTCCAAATTCGGCTGGGAAAGGCCGAACTGGTTTTCACTGCCGGGCAGCGAGGCCGTGGAACTCGGCAGTTTCGAGGGCAAGCCCGGCTGGTTCGATGCGGTGGGCGGCGAAGTCAAGGCGATCCGCGAACGCGCCGTGCTGATCGACCAGACATCCTTCTCGAAGTTCGAGATTTCGGGAAAGCACGCGCTGGAGGCCATGCAGCGGATTGCGGCGAACGAACTCGGCGGCGCGGGCGGCCGCGCCATCTATACCCAGCTCTGCAACGACAATGGCGGCATCGAGGCCGATGTCACCATTCTCCACCTTGCCGCTGACCTGCTCTGGCTCATCACCGGGTCGGGCTTCGGGGTGCGCGACCGCAACTGGATCGAAAGGCAGTTGCCCGAAGGCGTGACGGTTCGAGACATCACGAACCAATACGCGGTCATCAACATTTGCGGCCCGAAATCGCGGGATATCCTGCAATCCGTGAGCGATGATGATCTGTCGAATGAAGCATTTCCGTTCCTCACAGCACGGCGGATCGAAGTGAGCGATGCGACAGCGCTCGCCGTGCGTGTCGGCTATGTGGGTGAACTGGGCTGGGAGCTTTACATTTCCCAGGAGTTCGCGCCGCATGTCTACGACACGCTGAAGGAAGCGGGCGAACCGTTCGGGATTGCCGACGCGGGCTATCGCGCCATCGAGGCTTGCCGCCTCGAAAAGGGTTACCTTTATTGGTCCGGCGACATCACGCCCGACTACAATCCCTATGAGGCAGGGCTTGGCTTCGCTGTCGCGCTCGACAAGGGTGAGTTTCGCGGGCGTGAGGCGCTACGCACGATCAAGTCGGATGGCGTGCAGCGCAAGCTCTGTTCGTTCACCGTCGAGGGCTTCGCGCCGTTCCACGGCGGCGAGGCGATCCTGTCCGGCGGCGAGGTCGTCGGCTCCACCGCCTCGACCGGCTATGGCTACACGCTCGGCAGGACAATCGCTTTCGGCTACCTGCCGGTATCGCTGGCGGAGGAAACCTCCTTCGAGATCGAGGCCTTCGGCAAGGCCTATCGGGCGGTGCGCGGCCCGCGTGTGCTGTATGATCCGAAAATGGAAAGGCTCAAGGCATGA
- a CDS encoding FAD-dependent oxidoreductase, whose protein sequence is MTLPSHARIVVIGGGIIGCSTAYHLARDHKAEVVLLEQGKLTSGSTWHAAGLVGQLRSSASITRVLKYSVDLYKRLDEETGLATGWKMTGCLRLATNEDRWTEFKRLATTARSFGMEMHLVSPEEVKKMWPLMDTPDLVGASWLPTDGQANPSDIAQSLAKGARLHGAKIVEDVRVTGFLMDGQRITAVQTTQGDIACEIVVNCAGQWARQVGAMAGINVPLQPVKHQYIITEKIDGLSSNAPTIRDPDRRTYFKEEVGGLVMGGYEPNPQPWETGLSGGDVPNDWEFRLFDDDYDHFEQHMTQAIARVPALERVGVKQMINGPESFTPDGNFILGSAPECANMFVGAGFNAFGIASGGGAGWALAQWAIDGEAPLDLWVVDIRRFSGLHRDRQWVKDRTLEAYGKHYTIGFPHEEYESGRPAIVSPLYERLKARRAVFGSKLGWERPNWFAREGEEARDIYSMGRQNWFDTVGKEHRHVREAVGLFDQSSFAKYEMKGADAQKALDWICANDVSKPAGRLTYTQLLNTRGGIEADLTVARLAEDHFYIVTGTGFRTHDLAWIADHVDPAFDATLTDVTERFGTLSLMGPKARDVLASVTDADVSNEAFPFGHVREIGIAGATVRALRITYVGELGWELHIPIEATGDVFDALMKAGEEFGIRLAGYRAIESLRLEKGYRAWSSDITANDTPLEAGLGWAVKLRKNVDFLGRRALENTVGKPLQKQLATFTVEDPDIVLLGRETILRDGQPVGYLTSGGYGYTVGRNIGLGYVRNSDGVADEWLASGKYELVVAMRNVPAKIHIEPLYDPAAEKVKS, encoded by the coding sequence TGCCCGCATCGTCGTGATCGGCGGCGGCATCATCGGCTGCTCGACGGCCTATCATCTGGCGCGGGACCACAAGGCGGAGGTTGTGCTGCTCGAGCAGGGCAAGCTCACCTCAGGCTCGACGTGGCATGCCGCCGGGCTTGTCGGGCAATTGCGGTCGTCGGCATCGATCACGCGCGTGCTGAAATATTCGGTCGATCTCTACAAGCGGCTGGATGAGGAAACCGGGCTTGCGACCGGCTGGAAAATGACCGGCTGCCTGCGGCTCGCCACCAACGAGGATCGTTGGACGGAGTTCAAGCGGCTGGCCACGACCGCCCGGAGCTTCGGCATGGAGATGCATCTGGTTTCGCCCGAGGAGGTGAAGAAGATGTGGCCGCTGATGGATACGCCCGACCTCGTCGGGGCGTCGTGGCTGCCGACAGATGGACAGGCCAACCCTTCCGACATCGCGCAATCGCTCGCCAAGGGAGCGCGCTTGCATGGAGCGAAAATAGTCGAGGACGTTCGCGTCACCGGCTTTCTTATGGACGGGCAACGCATCACCGCAGTCCAGACGACGCAGGGAGATATCGCCTGCGAGATCGTCGTGAACTGCGCCGGGCAGTGGGCGCGGCAGGTGGGCGCAATGGCGGGGATCAACGTTCCACTTCAACCGGTGAAGCACCAATACATCATCACCGAGAAGATAGATGGGCTGTCGAGCAATGCGCCAACGATCCGCGATCCCGACAGGCGGACCTATTTCAAGGAGGAAGTCGGCGGGCTGGTGATGGGCGGCTATGAGCCGAACCCGCAGCCGTGGGAGACCGGCCTTTCAGGCGGCGACGTGCCGAACGACTGGGAGTTCCGCCTGTTCGACGACGATTACGACCATTTCGAGCAGCACATGACCCAGGCCATTGCGCGTGTTCCGGCGCTTGAGCGCGTGGGCGTCAAGCAGATGATCAACGGGCCTGAAAGTTTCACCCCGGACGGGAATTTCATTCTCGGCAGCGCACCGGAATGCGCCAACATGTTCGTCGGCGCAGGGTTCAATGCATTCGGCATCGCGTCAGGCGGCGGTGCGGGTTGGGCGCTGGCGCAATGGGCCATCGATGGCGAGGCGCCGCTCGACCTGTGGGTGGTCGATATTCGCCGCTTCTCCGGCCTGCACCGCGACCGGCAATGGGTGAAGGACCGGACGCTGGAGGCCTATGGCAAGCACTATACGATCGGTTTCCCGCACGAGGAATATGAGTCCGGTCGTCCGGCCATCGTCTCGCCCCTCTATGAGAGGCTGAAGGCGCGCCGCGCTGTGTTCGGTTCCAAGCTCGGCTGGGAGCGGCCCAACTGGTTTGCTCGCGAGGGCGAGGAAGCCAGGGACATCTATTCGATGGGTCGACAGAACTGGTTCGACACGGTGGGCAAGGAGCATCGCCATGTGCGCGAGGCCGTCGGCCTGTTCGATCAATCTTCCTTCGCGAAATACGAGATGAAGGGTGCCGACGCCCAGAAGGCGCTGGACTGGATCTGCGCCAATGACGTGTCCAAACCGGCGGGGCGGCTGACCTACACACAGCTGCTGAACACACGCGGCGGCATAGAGGCCGACCTGACCGTGGCGCGGCTGGCCGAAGATCATTTCTACATTGTCACGGGCACCGGCTTTCGCACACATGATCTGGCGTGGATCGCGGATCATGTCGATCCCGCGTTCGATGCCACGCTGACGGATGTGACCGAACGATTCGGCACGCTGTCGCTGATGGGCCCCAAAGCGCGTGACGTGCTGGCAAGCGTCACGGATGCCGACGTGTCGAACGAAGCGTTTCCCTTCGGTCATGTGCGCGAGATCGGAATTGCAGGAGCGACCGTACGGGCGCTGCGCATCACCTATGTCGGCGAACTGGGCTGGGAACTGCATATCCCCATCGAAGCCACGGGCGATGTGTTCGACGCGCTGATGAAGGCAGGCGAAGAGTTCGGCATCAGGCTCGCGGGCTACAGGGCGATTGAATCCTTGCGGCTTGAAAAGGGCTATCGGGCATGGAGTTCCGACATCACCGCCAACGATACGCCGCTCGAAGCGGGGTTGGGCTGGGCGGTGAAGCTGCGCAAGAACGTCGATTTTCTCGGACGTCGCGCTCTGGAAAATACCGTGGGGAAACCGCTTCAGAAACAACTTGCGACCTTCACCGTCGAGGATCCGGATATCGTGCTGCTCGGGCGCGAGACGATCCTGCGCGACGGCCAGCCGGTCGGCTATCTCACAAGCGGAGGCTATGGCTATACCGTTGGGCGCAATATCGGCCTCGGCTATGTGCGCAACAGCGACGGTGTGGCCGATGAGTGGCTGGCCTCGGGCAAATATGAGCTGGTGGTTGCGATGCGCAATGTGCCGGCAAAGATCCATATCGAACCGCTCTATGATCCCGCAGCCGAAAAGGTGAAATCGTGA
- a CDS encoding LamB/YcsF family protein, which yields MPSIDLNSDLGESFGAWNMGDDAAMLEIVSSANIACGFHAGDPAGILRTLRAAARRGVAVGAHVGYRDLAGFGRRNMDPSSEELVGDVIYQIGALKGLAAAAGTRVSYVKPHGALYNTIAVDERQANDVITAIRSTDPGLVLMALAGSPLVEWARAAGLGVVAEAFADRAYTSQGNLVSRREKGAVLHDPTEIAKRMTGMVGQGTVPAIDGGVVRVDAGSICVHGDTPHSVEIARRLRDGLEEAGFEIRSFAG from the coding sequence ATGCCTTCAATCGACCTCAACAGCGACCTGGGCGAGAGCTTCGGCGCATGGAACATGGGCGACGATGCGGCCATGCTTGAAATTGTCAGCAGCGCAAATATCGCCTGCGGGTTCCATGCGGGCGATCCCGCGGGCATCCTCCGGACGCTGCGGGCAGCCGCCCGACGCGGCGTCGCAGTTGGTGCGCATGTCGGCTACCGCGATCTTGCCGGTTTCGGGCGGCGCAACATGGACCCCTCAAGTGAAGAGCTTGTCGGGGACGTAATCTACCAGATCGGAGCCCTCAAAGGACTCGCTGCCGCTGCCGGAACGCGCGTATCCTATGTCAAGCCGCATGGCGCGCTTTACAACACGATTGCCGTCGACGAGCGGCAGGCGAATGACGTCATCACCGCAATACGCAGCACCGATCCGGGCCTCGTGCTGATGGCGCTGGCCGGATCGCCGCTTGTCGAATGGGCGCGCGCCGCCGGCCTCGGCGTGGTCGCTGAGGCCTTCGCGGATCGCGCCTATACTTCGCAGGGCAACCTCGTTTCGCGCCGCGAGAAAGGCGCCGTGCTGCACGATCCGACCGAGATTGCAAAGCGCATGACGGGTATGGTCGGGCAGGGAACGGTTCCTGCCATCGACGGCGGCGTGGTGCGTGTCGACGCCGGCAGCATCTGCGTCCACGGCGACACTCCGCATTCGGTCGAGATCGCGCGACGCCTGCGCGACGGATTGGAAGAAGCGGGGTTTGAGATCAGGTCATTTGCAGGATAG